Proteins found in one Triticum urartu cultivar G1812 chromosome 4, Tu2.1, whole genome shotgun sequence genomic segment:
- the LOC125552641 gene encoding non-specific lipid transfer protein GPI-anchored 31-like: MAARTSLLLLLALAAVVAHVDGATVAAPAPAVDCSDALISLAGCLSYVQEGSTVAMPEATCCSGLKDVVKKEVACLCQAFQGGQDYGVTLNMTKALQLPGACKVKTPPFSKCHISIPGVTGGSPAPAPAPSSGAPFFGGSPSPSTPSAESPAAAGTGSGDSTTARAPSPSASAVATFPSSADVLLAAATVVVMTLLV, translated from the exons ATGGCAGCTAGGACGTCGCTGCTGCTTCTACTCGCGCTGGCCGCGGTGGTGGCTCACGTCGACGGTGCGACCGTGGCCGCGCCGGCGCCGGCCGTGGACTGCAGCGACGCCCTGATCAGCCTGGCGGGGTGCCTGAGCTACGTGCAGGAGGGGAGCACGGTGGCGATGCCGGAGGCGACCTGCTGCTCCGGGCTCAAGGACGTGGTGAAGAAGGAGGTGGCCTGCCTCTGCCAGGCCTTCCAGGGCGGCCAGGACTACGGCGTCACCCTCAACATGACCAAGGCCCTGCAGCTGCCCGGCGCCTGCAAGGTCAAGACGCCTCCCTTCAGCAAGTGCCACA TTTCCATTCCGGGCGTGACCGGTGGGTCTCCAG CACCTGCACCTGCCCCGTCTTCCGGTGCTCCGTTCTTCGGGGGCTCGCCGTCACCATCCACGCCTTCGGCTGAATCACCAGCCGCAGCCGGAACCGGAAGCGGCGACTCCACCACCGCTCGAGCTCCATCGCCGTCGGCCTCCGCCGTGGCCACCTTCCCGTCTTCAGCAGACGTCCTCCTAGCCGCAGCGACTGTCGTTGTGATGACCCTGCTCGTGTGA
- the LOC125552640 gene encoding probable protein phosphatase 2C BIPP2C1 — translation MAEVPGAAGALGSRPREVVDAPERAPAPSRELCSAVDAVKEVPGGSEVRGAVDADKAAGLCSGAELESAEPGVSDARSEAPAARIHEQKLGCGSTGSDEAAAISHIPSPVEPSPSDASSNSDTNTTTGAIGGASSPPADGPLSPSLAEAADSRGREPEAAHEEPTGACGAPAVASSELGVESRGDSDGQNGLIQGELELRAGGFLRGEGAETEPEALEASTTQVEEGVDGMETSLDDSEASDGSTTQEDSDTDVETESSSSSVEEQDTGYGVHVPLMEQVTCAVARENNASETKSSDRMDSVAVSTLVLASGAAMLPHPSKVHTGGEDAYFIACGGWFGVADGVGQWSFEGINAGLYARELMDSSKKIVTENQGAPGMRTEEVLAMATVEARSPGSSTILVAHFDGQVLHVSNIGDSGLLVIRNGQVYTQTKPMTYGFNFPLQIENGVDPSRLVQNYAIDLQEGDTIITASDGLFDNVYDHEVADIVSKSLEADRKPTEIADLLAARAKEVGRSGSGRSPFSDAALAEGYLGYSGGKLDDVTVVVSIVRKSEL, via the exons ATGGCCGAGGTCCCTGGAGCTGCCGGCGCCCTCGGCTCCCGGCCCCGGGAGGTCGTGGACGCCCCAGAGCGCGCGCCTGCTCCGTCCCGCGAGCTCTGCTCCGCCGTCG ATGCCGTTAAGGAGGTTCCTGGAGGTTCGGAGGTCAGAGGCGCCGTTGACGCCGACAAGGCAGCCGGTCTGTGTTCCGGCGCCGAGCTCGAATCGGCGGAGCCGGGTGTTTCGGATGCGAGATCAGAAGCTCCGGCGGCGCGAATCCACGAACAGAAGCTGGGTTGCGGGAGTACGGGTTCCGATGAAGCTGCCGCAATCAGCCATATCCCCTCACCGGTTGAGCCGTCGCCGTCAGACGCCAGTTCGAATTCAGATACCAACACCACCACTGGGGCCATCGGTGGTGCTTCTTCTCCCCCTGCGGACGGGCCCCTGTCCCCGTCCCTGGCAGAAGCAGCTGATTCTCGAGGACGCGAGCCAGAGGCAGCACACGAAGAGCCAACGGGCGCGTGTGGGGCGCCTGCGGTGGCCTCTAGCGAGCTCGGAGTCGAGTCCAGAGGGGATTCCGACGGTCAAAACGGCCTTATCCAAGGGGAATTGGAGTTGCGTGCCGGCGGCTTTTTGCGTGGCGAAGGGGCAGAGACGGAGCCTGAGGCTCTAGAGGCCTCCACGACGCAGGTTGAGGAAGGAGTGGACGGGATGGAGACGAGCTTGGATGACTCCGAGGCGTCGGACGGCTCGACCACGCAGGAGGACTCTGACACCGACGTGGAGACGGAGTCCAGCAGCTCCAGCGTAGAGGAACAGGACACGGGATATGGCGTCCACGTCCCACTCATG GAACAAGTGACCTGTGCGGTGGCCAGGGAGAACAACGCTTCGGAGACGAAGAGTTCTGATAG GATGGATTCAGTAGCTGTATCAACACTTGTGCTGGCTTCAGGTGCAGCCATGTTACCTCATCCTTCAAAG GTGCACACAGGTGGTGAAGATGCTTATTTCATAGCTTGCGGCGGCTGGTTTGGTGTAGCAGATGGAGTTGGTcagtggtcatttgaag GAATCAATGCGGGGTTGTATGCGAGAGAGTTAATGGATAGTTCCAAAAAAATTGTTACGGAGAATCAAGGGGCACCAGGGATGAGAACCGAGGAAGTTCTTGCTATGGCGACAGTTGAAGCACGGTCCCCTGGCTCTTCAACTATCTTGGTTGCTCACTTTGATGGGCAG GTCCTTCATGTATCTAATATTGGCGATTCTGGGTTACTGGTGATAAGAAATGGACAAGTATATACACAAACAAAGCCGATGACATACGGTTTCAATTTCCCGTTGCAAATTGAAAATGGCGTCGATCCTTCAAGACTTGTACAG AATTACGCTATCGATCTACAAGAAGGTGATACCATCATAACAGCGTCAGATGGTCTGTTCGACAACGTCTACGACCATGAGGTGGCAGACATTGTCTCAAAATCTCTAGAAGCCGACCGCAAGCCTACG GAGATTGCCGACCTCCTGGCTGCTAGAGCAAAGGAAGTGGGCAGGTCCGGGTCCGGGAGGAGCCCGTTCTCGGATGCGGCGCTCGCAGAAGGGTACCTGGGTTACTCCGGGGGCAAGTTGGATGATGTAACAGTTGTCGTGTCCATTGTTCGGAAATCTGAACTATAG